GAGGAGGCTGCTCGCAAGCAGACTGTCACCGGCACAATCTCTACTGATGACGTTGATGCCCtgtttgatgatgacgaggacgataCTTCAGATGTGACTGAAGCTATGGCAGGAGCATCTCTGGCTGAGCGACCTACGCAGAGTGTGCCAGGATCACCAGCACGATCTGCATCCAACGCCGGAACTCTGCACCGCACTCGATCCGACTCCAAGGTTCCTGTCGCAGAGGCTGTTGAGACTCGACTGACGAACAAGGAGAAGTATCTCAAACTGTTTTCTCTACGCGAAGAGGGTGGAGATTACATCCAGGATGTGACTGAGATGACCCGGGTGCCAATCATCCTGAAGACGGACCTTACCAAGAGCCCACCGTAAGTTTCCTTTCAACAAAGAAGCCTGTAGAGTATCAGTTTTGCTAACATGATGGAATCAAATAGTTGCCTAACCATCCGGTCCCTCAACCCCTACGCGTTGTAAATTGGACGAAGCTGAAAAGGGGAGTGGAGGTGGCGATGCGATTGGCAGATTGATAGCTGGAGATGTCTCGCCGCTGCCGAGGAGATACTTGCTATAGCAGTGATGTGTGGTAtatacttatttattatctGGCACACGGTAAAAGTGAACCAGTGAGGAACACTTGTGCGGCAGCCACTTAATGGTTACAAAGGCGATGCATCTCATGTaatggcaaaaaagaaaaaaggcattGATGTAATGGAAGCGCATTGAGTAGGAGGTGGAGCAGAATGAGATATGATTGATATGTGTCGCGAGTGGAAAgcatgagatgaagaaatgaGCATTACTAAGTTGGCGATGTAATATattactacctagtactacGTTGAGCTGTATGCTTCCCTCTGGACTTGGCACAGCATTGATGACTAGGCAGGGAAAGAATGGAATCTTTTTTCCTGGTTGAAGTAAGTAAGAAGTTGATCAAATATATTCTTCGCTATCTGATGCCTATATAGGGAGATGTCTCCTTCGTTCCATTATAGGTTTCCAACTTGACGacagatactagaagaaagcagcaatAATAGCCGATATTGGAGCAAgtagcaatggcagcagcttctAGAGGAGAGTCTAGAGGGGAGTAGAGATACTCTATGGTGAGGCGGATTaccgctgctgctactgctgctgatgatgacgacgagggtGTGTATATTGAACTACCACCATATGGTAAAGAATGGAGTCTTTTTTCCTTGCTGAAGCAAGTAAGAAGTTCATTTGATGTATTCTACTCTATATGATGCTTATATGGGGAGATCTCTGTTTTATTCCGTAAATAGGTTTCCAACTTGACGACAGATGTTGAACTACTACCATACGGTGTGTCCTTCCCTCATGATCTGCCAAAGAGACGCAGGCTCAATGACTTGGCAGGGAAGTTTGAGATGATAGATTGCGTCACCGGGACAATTTATCGCCGCTTTGATATGATCTTGCTTTAGTTGAAGTTTAGAACGGTACATACGCCGCATTGAGGCAACGACTTGCCATGCCTTCACCACAAGAGATTGCAGCTTGAATTTCCACGTTCCACGCCAAGTGACCGAGGCAGTGCCTCTTTCTACGCGATATATAAATGCACAGGCGTGTGCCTTTTCGCAGTTCCAAAGGACAAACGTGTGTATCATGGGCATCTGCTGCGCAAGAACCCCAGCTTGGCGCAGCAGATCCGTAATTGGGCCCCGGTGATCCGTAAATGAGTCCTGTTGCTCTGCTTCGTGCCGCAGGAGCTTTGATGTAAGCGCCAGAGATTGCATACGCGGCCAGGTCCATGCCGATTGACATTTCCGAACAAAAGCTTCGGCGTTGAccatgaaggagatggagaggtgTTGTAATTTCAGACATTTGGATACGAAATCCGCGTCAATTTCTTCACTAGAACCAGCTGGTTGGGTTGATTGGAGCGGCCAGACAGGAAATTGATCATAGAATCTATAGGCATCCTCAAATATTACCAAGCTGTTGACGGTATCTGGAAGACATCCCATTTTAAAAGCGTAAGCTGTCTCTCAGTATTAGTGGTATGGCTAAGATGATGAAACTTTGCAATTGCTGTTACAACGGTGGGTGTATACCTTTTTTCCCATCTCTGCGCCAATTGTCACACGGCCTCCATGGCTCATAAGATATTTGCTCTAGATGATTAAGTTTGCGGAACATACAGTCGAATGACTTTACGGAAATGCAACACCGAAGTTGTCGACGGATAATGAGGTGCGTGACTGCCTTAACTTGTGGCGATGATTCTTGTAATTTTAGACGGATAGGCTTAAAAAGTCGTTGAATTGCGTGTCTCTGAGGGGGGTCGAGTTGTTGGCCTTCAAACCAGCCATGTTTCCAGTCAGTACCCAAAGTTCCAGTCCCAGCTGTTGGTGTTGCGTCTCCTTCATGATCAACGTTGTCCGAGGACAAATGAATGTTCTTGAACCAATGTTTGCAGTCGCTGGGAGAATATGCGTTGAGCTCCAGTGCCAAGTTACCCGCTGGCTCCCAAATACTGAGGATAGAGAACAGTTTCGATATCGCATCGGTGACCATAGGGCTGACGTTAATTAGAGGCGAGCGGTGTTTGGAGCAACATCTGTACGAATATCGTGGTAACTCTACACGGAAATAGATGTGATGGACAAGCTTTCTCGTTTGTGGCGAAAGGAGGGCGAAATCGTCGAGACAAGACACTTGCAGTGATATCTTGCGGAAATTGATCTTTTCCAGAACGTCCTGCCATTCTTTGCACACAGAGGCAAGTGAAGCCCAGCCGGGATGTTTCTGGTTTGCGACTTTTTCTAGGATCATGATGCGAATCTCTGTGGGGAGATAATCCCATGGGCTCCAGCTGCGTAGTCTCATTCTGTCGTGTATTGATTTTTTTCGTTGCACTCAGAAGCGGAACAAAAGGGATAGACTCTAAAAAAAGGGTGCTGGAAGGGGCTGGAAGTTGTATTTATACAACAAAtcgaggaagatgagaggGCTTTAAAGAGTCCTCTTTGTGCTGGTGCCTGCTGGATCGAAGATAGAATTTGGGGTTCATGCCTAACTTTATATCCTGGGCTTGAAAAGGCTGATGTGTTATCTTGAAAACTCTGTTGTTCTGGCTTTTGGCGCAATATATGGGTTTGATCGAGGACGAACCTTATTTCTTGCATTGTCTagtatccagcatcccatgtGCCAAACTTACACCCATGGTACATGATGTATAGAAAGCCATCTATTAAGACTATACTAGGTACCCGTTAGCTACTTGATGCCCAATACTAAAGGAAGGTAGTTAGAAGTAGATACTAGAAGTGTTGGACAGATAAAGGGAGTGAGTACATGTGTCTGGCCCTTAAGTTGGATAGATACATTCAACATACCGATTCTCATACATCAATGGTACATAACATATGAAGAGCAACATGTTAAACTTCTCTTAGGTTCTGGGGCAAGATTTCGATATTAGCTAATACTAAAAGAAGGTTTGATAGCAAGGATAGAGATACAAGGTGGATGCTTTGCGCCTCGCCATGACAAATTATACCACCATCGCTCGCCGGGATGCCGAATCACCGGGTTGGGCTACTACATACGAGTAGGTAGCTGTTCTCTTATGTATTTGAATCTGCATTTATTGTAATCTTGGCTTCTGACATGGATATGGCTCGAATCTCCAGCCGTCTTAGAACAGCAAAGCTTGTCTGCCACCCGATTGGCGGCTCGAGCAGACACTGGTTTCTCCGTCTGATGAGTAAAGAGCTGATGTGTGATGGACGCACGTGTCACCTGTGACGGCTGTTGAAGGATTGTCCGGCTTGGGGGGTTTCCGAGACAGTTGAAACATTTTCTTGGGAAATCTGCTCTAATGGGAGGAAACGGTTAGTGTCATGAAGGCTATCTGAGTCTCCGTGAGACAGAAACAGGGGGCCTCGTGCTGGGTGACCTAgtcatgctgctgctagagGCGAGTTTGGAAGTATTTGATTTGATTACAGACCCATGCATCACTTTGATACTGCATATGTAAGGTACCAAGTAGGTGGTGATTTGATTAATCGCAAAATTAAGAATATGGATGTAAGTCTTATCTGATTAACTGCGAACAACTCCGACGAGATGCTCCGTTTCCCGTACCTTCCCTTCCATGCTTCAATTGGAAGCACGTGTTCCTCTTTATAACAACTCCTCCTCAACTTGACTAAATCATCATCGGAGCTTCTGCAAATGCAAATCACAGACACATTAATTTCAATTGCCATACACCTTACCACACACGGAGTTCTTGACTAGCATCAACTCACGATAGCAAAGACGCGCGCACGGCCTCCAGCACGAGTAGGCGCTTCTGCATCGTGCGACATGAGCATCCCTCCCATGGTCATGACGCACACGCTAACAAGGACCAGATGCAACCCGTCTCTTTTAGCTCGCagggcagcaaaagaagaaataattaaagttaaaacGTCCTGGCTGCAATGGCCCCCCTCCAGGCGGAAGAGATTGGCTCCGGGGCGCTGCTTTTGCGCGTGTATCAGATTCGTTTCGGACTACGGACGGGGGCGAGCTAAAAGAGCTGGGACCCTGCCCGGATAAGCTGGGGGAAGCTGGGACGAGCTTCGCATCTGGCAGCTTCCGGCCGTTTTTTCTGCGACCTGGGTGTCCAGGGGTGTCCAAGGGTGCAGCGCTTGAGGCTCGGATCCGTCCATTTGGGGTTTCTGGACAGACTGAAGCGAGGAAACGGATCCTCATGGagccgccatggctgttTGTCCCACGTTGCGGTGGCCCCTTGGGGTTTATTATCGTGACTTATACCGACTAGGCAGTCCCTTAGCTGACCACCAAACCTCATTCACCCAGCTGGCTCTGGGATATAAGATTGTCGACGCGCTCTTTGGATACTTCGtttctttcctctcttgGTCTCCATCGTTTCGCTCCGATCCGTCTCTCATtcactttcttttttccgtGGGTTGTCAAAAAGCCGCTGGCCTGCTTTTGCTGGTATACCCTTCGTTTATTCCATTCTATTCACCTTGACTCGATCCTTAACTATACCACTTTCCATTCATTCGCATCTTTTCTACATTTGGCTTGtccaatttctttttttgacgCATAACCGCCCGGCTGGACCACTTTGATTAAACACCTGACGAAATCAAACGAAAGAAATCACTGAAAGAGACGAGCAAGAGAAAATATTCAAGATGCCTTCCTTCAAAGCTGCTGTCATTTCCTTCCTggctgctactgctgccgCACTCCCCTCAATGCCCAGGTTGACTGAGCGGCAACTGGAGTATCACACTGTCGCCAAGAGGCAGAATGCTGCTGCCCAAGCTCTGGGTCTCAATGACTTTGATATTCTTCAATTGTAAGCTCCTCTTATACTTGGCGATGTGGTCGAATCGAACAAGTTGACTAACACACTTCCCCTCAGCGCTCTGACCCTTGAGAATCTCGAAGAGTCCTTCTATCGTGAGGGCTTTGCCAAGTTCCCCGCGTCCGACTTTACTGCTCTCGGTCTCAGCGATGAGCAGATCAAGGACCTCCAGGGCATTGGTTTCACCGAGTCCGAGCacgtcatcatcctccagTCTTCGCTCGCACAGAACGGTATCCAGCCCGTCCAGCGTTGCACTTACAACTTTGGCTTCACCAGTGCCGCAGCCATGGTCCAGACTGCAGCCATTCTCGAGAACGTCGGCATCTCAGCCTACCTCGGTGCCGCTCCCCTGCTGGCATCTCCCGCCATCCTCGGTGTTGCCGGCTCCATCCTCACCATCGAGGCCCGCCACCAGAGCTCCATCCGCGTCTTTGGCGGCCAGACGGCTGTTCCCCAGGCCTTTGATGCGCCTCTCGGCCCCAAGgctgtcttctctctcgccgcTCCCTTCATCCAGTCTTGCCCCGAGGGCTCCAACCTCAAGCTTACCGCCTTCCCTACTCTTAAGCTGGCCAACCCCAGCGACAAGACTACTACCAACTCTGTCTTGAAGCTTCAGTCTGACGCTGCTAGCGGCGCCAAGTTCTGTGCTTTCACGTCTGGTGGTGTCACTCCCGGCGGCACCATGTTTACTCCCTTTTCTCAGACCGATGGCTGCAAGATCCCCGAGGGAGTTGCCGGCATCACCTACCTGTCGCTCTCCAGCGCCGGTCCTCTGACGGGTGCTCTCACCGACGACATTACCGTTGCCGGCCCCATTGCTATTACGGTGTCATAAGGGAGGAATTCATGTTGGGAAAGAGATTATGAAATTCACCAAGTAGAAAAcgatgaaaagaaggggaataATTCGAGCcaaactttttatttaatacATACAACATTTTACCTTTCTCTATATAAAACTCATTCCATTAATTCGTCTATTTCTATCAAAATTACTCGTGAGCATGTATGAGTACTCAATATTATCATCCCCATATCAGGATAAGGCTCCGCCATTAAATATGACATCTTTGGTGTATTTTACATTTCATTTACTTATTCAACATACAactctctccatctcatcacccCCTTTGGCCAATGAGCTCACACCCTCTATCTTCTTTTGCTGGCCTGGCCCTGCAATCCAGATCTCATCTCAATCCAGGGTCCCTCTCGGAAGACCAAAGCTGAAACATCCGTGGCACACCCCGTTAACGAATCCACCTCCTTGCTCAATCCCGGCTGCCAAAACGCTGCAGGAAACCGACGCTTCCGTCATCTTGGGACCAAAGTCCGGGGGGCAGCTTTACCTCAAGTCAAATGTCCAGGGCTGTCAAAAGACGCAATTCAACATGGCACACTTCCGCCcctgaaaagaagaaaagatatATCGgatcccctccccctttcttATAAAACACACCTCTGGGTCACATAGATACCGCGAGAAGCCACCTGAACACGCAAACACCTTCAACTTGCTATTTAAGCCTGTTTGCACATCCTCGCTTCCCAAGGCCTTCGCCTGCTGGAGACGTTCCATTCCCCCCCGACAGCTGCGTCTTTCCCTATGCTCCAACCCACATAGAACATACCGTACCAATCGACCATGAGTAAAATAACTTTTGATTGCCGACCCTCCCCAAAAATTCTTTTACACAAACCCCCCCAATTGAGACCTGAGTGAACTGCGAGAGTCAACATGCATTAATCGGTCCCCTGTCCCACCGAGTCCTCCAGAGAATACCTTTAACTCTATGGTGTAACTGTTTGTGGAATGCCATGGAAATGTTAACGCAGTGCAGGGTGGTATCTAAAGAAGCTATCCATAATAGTGCGGACTCccttttttaataatttttttcttgctaaGTTTGTTGGCTGCTTCTGTGATATTAAGCATCTAACGTATCTGTCGTATTAAAATGGCCGGGCGTTGATGTAGTCTTGAGCTTTTGACCAGGCAGACTTCTCATTTGCTGGGAGAGAGGCATCGTTTAGCGTCTGCACGCCCTGGTTGAGGGCGCTGACAAAGTCAATGGCAGTTCGCAAATCTTCCGGGAATGCCTCCGCTAGGGGAATAAAAGTCTGCTGGAATGCTTCCAGCCGAGCGGCTCGTGCCTCCTTGTCGGATCCggcttcctcatcgtcaaaGAAGGTCAGAGCCGCGATACCAAGTCCGATATCTGGTTCTTGCCAGAAGGGTAACCTGTCTAATGTCAGCTACTAGGAACGAAATATTAAGAGGGAGGATCGCTCGCACTTTTGACTGATTTCTAGCTGATCAGTCCTGTCTCTGTTACACTGTCCATACAAGAACATGGATGCAACAATCGCTTCAATCAAGTCACGGTCGGCCTCGCGTACCGTCGTGGACAGTGCCCGGAATCCCAATAAACTCTTGTTCAATGCTCCGGTGTAACCAAACGCTTGATGCCGCAGCTTAAGCAATGAGGCACATTGGCTAATGAGGATGACACATGACTTGTCCTCGTTTGTTCCTTTTCGAGGCATGCCGGGCGCACCTTCGCGGTACTTGCCGCTCAACAGTCCGAATCGCAACAGTTCAAACGCCAACAGAGCAGCCTCTTCCACAAAGGGCACTCTATCCTCCATAGCGTCTCTGATAGCAATAAGAGTGGTCGCCAAAGCATTTCCCCACTTGGTCAGCTTGTGCGAATCATCAACGTATCCcctgagatggaggaagcgCCAGATGACGACGGATGCCACTATGTTAGTGCTGTCGATGCCTTTGATAAGTTTTTCCTTGGGAAAAGTCTTGTCAACGAAGTCCTGGTTCGCGAGTGCAAGCACTTCCAGATACACCGGGCCAGCAAAGTCTGCAGGGAAGAAACGGCGGAGGTCTTGCTCTTTAACGTCCCAGGTGTCCACCAATGTCGAAGGTAGCGGTCGCATAGAGTTGTGATTCATAGTGTGCCTGTACTTCGGGTCGAACCAAACCTTCAGGGTGATGTCCTTGTGCGCGATTGCTCGGTGGACTCGGGGTATAACGAGACTGAGCGCCTGTTCTTTGATTGGGAGGATTTGATTGGTAACAAGTTGCTTGTATTCCTCCGAAGCAGTACCGTCCAAAGTTGGCAGAATGATAATCTGTCCGTGTGCTATAGCGTTCAGGATACGAGGCCCAATCAGTCCAGTATTGAGATAGTGAAGCAATTCTGGGGGCATCCGAAGGCCAAGATATTCGTGGCTGTCTTTAGTGAGCCGCTCATAATCGTTGACTTTGATTTCGCCACTCTCGGAAATGTAGATGAAATGTTGGGCCGCCATTCTGGCTTTGCGGTACTTGTCCAACCAGTTGGGATCATGAGCCTGCAAAATATCGTTGAACGATGCGCAGGCATTAGCCACAGTCTTCTCTGAAGTCCGCAGGATGTTGACAGCATCCATAATGGTGTACGGATTCGGATACATGGCTGTGTCTTGCAATGGGGGAAACGGAGGGAGGAACGAGGTTCCCGTCATGAGCATGGCGTCGACAAACATGGGCTCGCCAACTCCGAGGGTACGCATGACCCTCTTCTTTGAGATGGCGGTCACTGTTCCAGCGTCCCAGTCCATGTTTCGAATGACAGAGTCCTGAACAGGGTAGAGAAGCAGTTCTTGGGGGCCCATGACACCAGCGCATTGATCTGTGTCGATCATCTCAAAGTAGGCCAGCTTTCTTATCGTCAGACATGGTCATGCGGTACAAAGGGGACGAAGGGAAGCGAACCTGACCACAAGCGTTGAAAGGAGGCACCAAAAAGTGCAGCCCCCTCTCTTTCAAGATGGCTTGTAAAAGAGGGTAAAGATTCTGAAGCTGATAGGCACCTTTTCGCAGTGTGATTAGCGAATCCATCCCTGATACAGACAAACATGAGAATCTTGTCTGGGGTAGGATGGACATACCTGGGTTAGCTCCAAACGCAGTGACAGCTTGCTCGGCCTCGGTCTGCGAATACAACTCCCATGCTTCATCCGTCTTCTGGTTCGCAGCTCTGCCCCGCTTAAGAGCAATTTCATCCTGTCCTATGATGGATTGGCcgtcgaagatgaagaaggggATAATTCGATGCTTGTCCCAAAGATCTAGATTTTGCCGAATATTACTCTGAAAGCCGGTCAACCCGCCGAGCGCAGTAAGCAGGGGCTCGTGGGAAGGCTGGTTGTCCAGGAGAAGACTCAGGTAATAAGAAGCATCGACGGCAATGGCGCAATCTTCAAGCTCGGCAATGTCATAGGTGCTGATCAGCGGGTAGTTAGCATACTCT
This genomic stretch from Trichoderma breve strain T069 chromosome 1, whole genome shotgun sequence harbors:
- a CDS encoding ferritin-like domain-containing protein gives rise to the protein MPSFKAAVISFLAATAAALPSMPRLTERQLEYHTVAKRQNAAAQALGLNDFDILQFALTLENLEESFYREGFAKFPASDFTALGLSDEQIKDLQGIGFTESEHVIILQSSLAQNGIQPVQRCTYNFGFTSAAAMVQTAAILENVGISAYLGAAPLLASPAILGVAGSILTIEARHQSSIRVFGGQTAVPQAFDAPLGPKAVFSLAAPFIQSCPEGSNLKLTAFPTLKLANPSDKTTTNSVLKLQSDAASGAKFCAFTSGGVTPGGTMFTPFSQTDGCKIPEGVAGITYLSLSSAGPLTGALTDDITVAGPIAITVS
- a CDS encoding temperature dependent protein affecting m2 dsRNA replication domain-containing protein, whose product is MPFLVEDSWINAQANTYDIAELEDCAIAVDASYYLSLLLDNQPSHEPLLTALGGLTGFQSNIRQNLDLWDKHRIIPFFIFDGQSIIGQDEIALKRGRAANQKTDEAWELYSQTEAEQAVTAFGANPGAYQLQNLYPLLQAILKERGLHFLVPPFNACGQLAYFEMIDTDQCAGVMGPQELLLYPVQDSVIRNMDWDAGTVTAISKKRVMRTLGVGEPMFVDAMLMTGTSFLPPFPPLQDTAMYPNPYTIMDAVNILRTSEKTVANACASFNDILQAHDPNWLDKYRKARMAAQHFIYISESGEIKVNDYERLTKDSHEYLGLRMPPELLHYLNTGLIGPRILNAIAHGQIIILPTLDGTASEEYKQLVTNQILPIKEQALSLVIPRVHRAIAHKDITLKVWFDPKYRHTMNHNSMRPLPSTLVDTWDVKEQDLRRFFPADFAGPVYLEVLALANQDFVDKTFPKEKLIKGIDSTNIVASVVIWRFLHLRGYVDDSHKLTKWGNALATTLIAIRDAMEDRVPFVEEAALLAFELLRFGLLSGKYREGAPGMPRKGTNEDKSCVILISQCASLLKLRHQAFGYTGALNKSLLGFRALSTTVREADRDLIEAIVASMFLYGQCNRDRTDQLEISQKLPFWQEPDIGLGIAALTFFDDEEAGSDKEARAARLEAFQQTFIPLAEAFPEDLRTAIDFVSALNQGVQTLNDASLPANEKSAWSKAQDYINARPF